ATGACGAAAGAGAGCGTGCCGATCGGCTGCGCATCAGGAAAATGCAGGACCATTTTATCGTTGCCCGCGGATTTTTACGGAAAATCCTGGGAGAATCACTCTCCATCTCCCCGGAACATCTCAACTTCGGTTATGGCCCCCATGGCAAACCTGAGCTGCTGAATACCGGTCTCCCCGATATTAATTTCAATCTCTCTCATAGCTCCAGTCTGGCCCTGCTGGCAATCAACCGCACATTCCCGATAGGGGTGGATATCGAGACTGCCCGTCCAGGAAGGCCTTTTATGCGACTGGCTGAGCGTTTCTTTTCAGAGAGAGAAATCAGGGAGCTGCATTCTCTTGATGAAGCGTTGGTTCTGGAGGGGTTTTACAGCTGCTGGACCCGTAAGGAGGCCTATCTGAAGGCAATCGGTACCGGACTGGCGACTCCTCTGAACGCTTTCGATGTCTCCTTGAAGCCGGGTGACCAACCGGCATTGATCGGCCAGCGCCTGGATCCGGCAGAGACAGGCCGATGGCAAATCCTGGAGGTTCAGGTCCCAGAGGGTTATCGCGCCGCAGTCGCAACCAGGTGGTTGTCGCCGAGGTTAATTATCCGGCACTGGCAGCCCGCTTAACCTTTTTTTATCTTGACTATGACTATCCGCTTGAGTAGAATCCGGTTCTACTTTTTCCTGTATACAGAATACCGACAGTTTTTATCTTATCTCAGAAATACGGCCAGTTACACGATGGCTTGTATCATTTGCCCGGCTTTTGGCTGTAAACACCAAATCAAAACAGGAGGTAGAAGATGTCTGAGTACGGCACACTGCAAGATCGCGTACAATGCAAGTCCCTTTTGAACAAGGTTATGACCCCTGAGCAAACCGTTCAGTTTTTCAAGAACGGCATGAACCTCGGTTGGTCCGGTTTTACCCCGGCTGGTTACCCGAAAGTGGTGCCCATCGCAGTAGCCGAGCACGTTGAGAAGAACAACCTGCAGGGCAAGCTGAAATTCAACCTCTTTATCGGCGCTTCTGTCGGCGCAGAGACCGAAGACCGCTGGGCAATCAACGACATGATCGATCGCCGCTGGCCATACCAGACCGGCAAGAACATAGCAGCAGGCATCAATGCCGGGCGCATCCGGATGGGCGACAAGCACCTCTCCCTCTTTGCTCAGGATCTCGGCTACGGTTTCTACACCAAGGATTCCGAAACCGGCAAGCTTGACCTCGCCATAATCGAAGTTTCCGCAATTAAAGAAGACGGCAGCCTGGTTCCGACCTCTTCCTGCGGCGTTATCCCTGAAATCCTCATGATCTGCGACAAGATCATTGTAGAGGTTAACACCGGACAGCCTTCATTCGAAGGGATTCACGACCTGATCACCCCGCTCACTCCGCCAAACCGTCAGGTTTTCGATATCACCAAGGCTGATTCCCGCATCGGTTCTACTTCGATTCCTTGCGACCCGAACAAGATCATCGCCGTTGTTGAATCCAAACTCCGCGACCAGGGACGCGCCTTTGCAGAGCAGGACGATACCTCTGAAGCAATCGCCAACCACGTCATCGAATTCTTTACCCAGGAAGTAAAGGCAGGCCGCCTGCCGAAGAACCTCCTGCCGCTCCAGTCAGGTGTTGGTTCCATTGCCAATGCCGTTATCGGTGGCCTTGCCAAAGGTCCTTTCAAAAACCTGACTGTCTACACCGAGGTTCTTCAGGACACCATGCTTGACCTGTTCGACTCGGGCAAACTCGATGCAGCATCTTCCTGCTCGCTTTCTCTCTCCGCAGAGCCGGGTTTCCCACGCTTCTTTGCCAACATGGACAAGTACTTTGACAAGATCACCCTGCGTCCGCTCTCCATCTCCAATGCTCCTGAGCCGATCCGTCGTCTCGGGTGTATCGCCATGAACACCCCGGTTGAGATCGACATCTATGCCCACGCCAACTCCACACTCGTTGGCGGTACCCGTATGATCAACGGCCTCGGTGGTTCCGGCGACTTCCTCAGGAACGGCTTCCTGAAGATGATGCACACCCCGTCGTCGCGTCCGTCCAAGACTGATCCGACCGGTATTTCCTGCGTTGTTCCGCATTGTTCGCACATCGACCACACCGAGCACGACCTCGACTGCGTTATCACCGAGCAGGGCCTGGCCGACCTTCGCGGACTTGCTCCAAAAGACCGCGCTAGAAAAATCATCGAGAAGTGCGCTCATCCGGACTACAAAGCACAGCTAACCGAGTACCTCAATATTGCTGAAGCCGACTGCCTCAAGCGTAATGTTGGCCATGAGCCGCAGCTGTGGGACCGCGCATTCAAGATGCACCTCAACCTTGAGAAGAACGGCACCATGAAGCTCAAGAACTGGGACGTAAAGGTCGACCTCTGCGAATAGCAGATGCGTTGCACTGCTTCACCAAAGCCCCGTCGGGAAACCGACGGGGCTTTTCTTTTTTAGCAACTCTTGCACACGCTTATAAACAGGGTATCCTCAAGTCATGAGAGGAAACATATGAAGCGAGTTGTTGTTGTCGGCATGGGTTTCGGAGGAGTCCGCGCAGCGAGGGAGCTGGCAGGTCAAGGAGTAGAAGTGGTTCTGGTTGACCGGAACAACTACCACCTGTTCCAGCCGCTTCTCTACCAGGTTGCCACGGCCGGTCTCGAACAGGAGTCAATCGCCTACCCGATACGAGCGATGGTCCGCGGGCTGCCCCGGACCCGGTTCATCCTGGCCGAAGTCACTGCTATTGATCTGAACGGGAAAACTATCGAGACCAGTTCAGGGCCAATCTCTTACGACTATCTGGTAGTCGGCGCCGGGAGCGTCACCAATTACTTCGGCAATCAGGAACTGGCGCGGCATGCCTTTGACCTGAAGCGGCTTGCGGATGGCGAGCAACTGCGCAACCACGTCCTGACCAGTTTTGAGCGGGCCGTTGCTGAAACTGACCCTGAAGCCCGCAAGGCGCTGATGACCTTTGTTATTGTCGGTGGCGGGCCAACCGGTGTGGAGTTTGCCGGAGCGCTTATTGAACTTGTCCATTTTGTGCTATCCAAGGATTATCCGGAACTGAATGCCCGGGAAGCCCGGATAATGCTAGTTGAGGCTGCTGACCGGCTGCTTATGGCATTTCCGGAAAAACTCTCCACCTATGCCGTCAACAAGCTCAGGACCATGGGGGTGGAGGTGTTGTTCAATCGCAAGGTCACCTCGGCCAGTGCCACAGCGGTTGAGCTGGATGGCGTCACAACGATTGCGACCCGCACCCTTTTCTGGTCGGCAGGTGTTTGTGCCGCACCGCTTGCTGCGTTGCTTGGTGTTGAACAGGGGCCTGGCGGCCGGATTCCGGTGCAGCCCGATCTTTCGCTCAAGGACCATCCTGAGGTCTTTGTCATCGGTGATATGGCTTTTCTGAAACAGGATGGCGCCGCCCTGCCGATGGTCGCACCGGTGGCAATGCAGATGGGGATTCATGTCGCAAAGACCATCCTGGCCCGCGAATGGGGTCGGCCTGTCCAGCCGTTCCGTTACCACGACAAGGGGAGCATGGCAACTATCGGACGGAGTGCCGCCGTAGCAACCACCCATGGTCTGAATCTCCGTGGTTACCCGGCCTGGCTGGCCTGGCTGCTGCTGCATCTTTATTATCTCATTGGTTTCAGAAACCGTATCCTGGTTTTGCTCAACTGGGGCTGGTATTACTGGTTCCATGAGCGCCAGGTGCGCCTGATAACAGATCACGAGGGTTAGCCATGCCAGCGCGGCAGGGCGTCGTACAGAAAAGTCATGGCGAGACTGAGCGTATCTGTCTTTTCCCTCCGTGCCAGGTAAAGTGCCCGATCCACGAACAGATACAACGGACCAACGTCCTACTCTCCCTCCTGCCGCACGACCCTGAAACTGCTGCCGCAAAAATCATTGAAATCGGCGATGCCCTTTTTCGGGAAAATCCTTTCTTTACCGTATGTGGCTATGTCTGCGGCATCTGCGAGCTGGAATGCAGCTATGCCGAGCACGGCGGGGCCATCAAGAGACGGCTGCTCAAGCGGTTTGTGGCGGAAAGTTATGTCGAGCGGCTGAGCACGATAGAGCCATTGCCACGAGGGGAGCGTGCCAGGATTGCGATCATCGGCGGTGGTCCTGCCGGGCTAATGGCCGCTTACGAGCTTGCCGGAAGAGGCTACCGGCCTGTGATCTTCGAATCGAGTGACACTCTTGGCGGCGCTCTCCGCCTGATCCCCCATTACCGCCTCCCTCAGCCAATGCTGGATGCTGCCATAGCTTCACTGTTGCGGGTTGCCGGGATTGAAGTCTGTTACGGCTCACGTCTGGGCGATCACGGGTTTGACCTGGACCGGTTTCGTAATGACGGTTTTGCCGCCATCTTCATTGCCGTAGGGAGCCCGACACCCCGTATCCTCGAATACCAGGGGCAGCCGGTGCCGGGGCAGCAGCACCCCGGTGTCATCTACGGCCATTCCTTCCTGTACGAACTTGCCCATAACGCCCTACCTGATGGCTATCTCTGCGGACGCACGGCTATTGTGGTCGGCGGCGGCAATGTTGCTTTTGACGCCGCCCGAAGCGCCCGGCGGCTTGGCGGTATAACGCGGGTGGTCTGCCTGGAATCCGGATCCGGTGCCGGGAAAGATCACTTGCCGGCAGACCCGCATGAGGTATCAGCTGCGATAGAGGAGGGCGTCGAGATCGTTTATTCCAGGGGTGTTGCGGCCATAAACACCGATGGGGCCAACTTCAGCAGTATTTCGGCGCCACGCTGCACCGCTGTTTTTGACGAGCATGGCTTCAATCCGGTCTTCGATTCCTCCGATAGTATCGATATCCCAGGTGACCTCCTGATCATAGCCGTCGGCCAGGGGCCAGAGCGGCGGTTCCTCCATCATGAGGGGCTGCTCGACGACCGGGGCAAGGTGGCTGTCGATCCGCTCACCTTGCATAGTCTTAGACAGCCCGGCGTATTCCTCGGTGGTGACATGTTGCGCATCGGCTTCATGGTTGATGCCATGGCCGACGGCATCGAGGCAGCCGAGTCG
This region of Geoanaerobacter pelophilus genomic DNA includes:
- a CDS encoding 4'-phosphopantetheinyl transferase family protein, whose protein sequence is MSVVPSIQPEPGEIHLWLIDLDDGAGCTETFRAYLSDDERERADRLRIRKMQDHFIVARGFLRKILGESLSISPEHLNFGYGPHGKPELLNTGLPDINFNLSHSSSLALLAINRTFPIGVDIETARPGRPFMRLAERFFSEREIRELHSLDEALVLEGFYSCWTRKEAYLKAIGTGLATPLNAFDVSLKPGDQPALIGQRLDPAETGRWQILEVQVPEGYRAAVATRWLSPRLIIRHWQPA
- a CDS encoding acetyl-CoA hydrolase/transferase C-terminal domain-containing protein; this translates as MSEYGTLQDRVQCKSLLNKVMTPEQTVQFFKNGMNLGWSGFTPAGYPKVVPIAVAEHVEKNNLQGKLKFNLFIGASVGAETEDRWAINDMIDRRWPYQTGKNIAAGINAGRIRMGDKHLSLFAQDLGYGFYTKDSETGKLDLAIIEVSAIKEDGSLVPTSSCGVIPEILMICDKIIVEVNTGQPSFEGIHDLITPLTPPNRQVFDITKADSRIGSTSIPCDPNKIIAVVESKLRDQGRAFAEQDDTSEAIANHVIEFFTQEVKAGRLPKNLLPLQSGVGSIANAVIGGLAKGPFKNLTVYTEVLQDTMLDLFDSGKLDAASSCSLSLSAEPGFPRFFANMDKYFDKITLRPLSISNAPEPIRRLGCIAMNTPVEIDIYAHANSTLVGGTRMINGLGGSGDFLRNGFLKMMHTPSSRPSKTDPTGISCVVPHCSHIDHTEHDLDCVITEQGLADLRGLAPKDRARKIIEKCAHPDYKAQLTEYLNIAEADCLKRNVGHEPQLWDRAFKMHLNLEKNGTMKLKNWDVKVDLCE
- a CDS encoding NAD(P)/FAD-dependent oxidoreductase produces the protein MKRVVVVGMGFGGVRAARELAGQGVEVVLVDRNNYHLFQPLLYQVATAGLEQESIAYPIRAMVRGLPRTRFILAEVTAIDLNGKTIETSSGPISYDYLVVGAGSVTNYFGNQELARHAFDLKRLADGEQLRNHVLTSFERAVAETDPEARKALMTFVIVGGGPTGVEFAGALIELVHFVLSKDYPELNAREARIMLVEAADRLLMAFPEKLSTYAVNKLRTMGVEVLFNRKVTSASATAVELDGVTTIATRTLFWSAGVCAAPLAALLGVEQGPGGRIPVQPDLSLKDHPEVFVIGDMAFLKQDGAALPMVAPVAMQMGIHVAKTILAREWGRPVQPFRYHDKGSMATIGRSAAVATTHGLNLRGYPAWLAWLLLHLYYLIGFRNRILVLLNWGWYYWFHERQVRLITDHEG
- a CDS encoding FAD-dependent oxidoreductase, yielding MPARQGVVQKSHGETERICLFPPCQVKCPIHEQIQRTNVLLSLLPHDPETAAAKIIEIGDALFRENPFFTVCGYVCGICELECSYAEHGGAIKRRLLKRFVAESYVERLSTIEPLPRGERARIAIIGGGPAGLMAAYELAGRGYRPVIFESSDTLGGALRLIPHYRLPQPMLDAAIASLLRVAGIEVCYGSRLGDHGFDLDRFRNDGFAAIFIAVGSPTPRILEYQGQPVPGQQHPGVIYGHSFLYELAHNALPDGYLCGRTAIVVGGGNVAFDAARSARRLGGITRVVCLESGSGAGKDHLPADPHEVSAAIEEGVEIVYSRGVAAINTDGANFSSISAPRCTAVFDEHGFNPVFDSSDSIDIPGDLLIIAVGQGPERRFLHHEGLLDDRGKVAVDPLTLHSLRQPGVFLGGDMLRIGFMVDAMADGIEAAESINRFVQGADLGQGREAPYVSAEPPVRRDYRHAPESRSLPPDQRLNFHLFEKGFSLEEAIAEARRCLTCGPCASCEACIAAGIRTDIDTCQVDEARCSGCGICVTACPFGAVAIERLGDRLISVTDRQLCRGCGLCVAACPVSARRLVPKTETKAVASQ